The following coding sequences lie in one Melospiza melodia melodia isolate bMelMel2 chromosome 10, bMelMel2.pri, whole genome shotgun sequence genomic window:
- the TPRA1 gene encoding transmembrane protein adipocyte-associated 1: MFQSMMSVMTFSVSDNITHSTALVTALDNVTTLSPMTTHVTNDTNITVPHKCLLLLYEDIGKSRVRYWDLLLLVPNVLFFMFLLWKLPSARAKIRVTSSPIFTTFYILVFVVALVGIARAVVSMTVSASDAAMVADKILWEITRFFLLAIELSVVILGLAFGHLESKSSVKRVLAITTVLSLAYSVTQGTLEILYPDAHLSAEDFNIYGHGGRHFWLASSCFFFLVYSLVVILPKTPLKDRISLPSRKSFYIYAGILALLNLVQGLGSALLCVDIIEGLCCVDATTFLYFSFFAPLIYVAFLKGFFGSEPKILFSYKCQVDEPEDVDVHLPHPYAVAKKEGMDAGFYSSTQIDTTAYLDDVASMPYHVGSINSIDSDRWKSINA, encoded by the exons ATGTTCCAGTCCATGATGTCTGTGATGACATTCTCTGTGTCTGACAACATCACACATTCGACTGCGCTGGTGACAGCGCTGGATAATGTGACAACTCTGTCCCCAATGACAACGCACGTGACCAACGACACCAACATCACAGTGCCACACaagtgcctgctgctgctctaTGAAGACATTGGGAAGTCCAG AGTCCGCTACTGGGATCTTCTGCTCCTGGTTCCCAATGTGCTTTTCTTTATGTTTCTCCTCTGGAAGCTGCCCTCTGCCAGGGCCAAAATCCGGGTGACTTCCAGCCCAATCTTCACTACATTCTACATACTA GTGTTTGTGGTGGCTTTAGTTGGCATTGCCCGAGCTGTTGTCTCCATGACTGTGAGTGCCTCTGATGCTGCCATGGTTGCTGACAAG ATCCTGTGGGAGATCACAAGGTTCTTCCTTCTGGCGATTGAACTGAGCGTGGTGATCCTAGGCCTTGCCTTTG GTCACCTGGAGAGCAAGTCGAGTGTGAAACGTGTGCTGGCAATCACCACTGTGCTGTCTCTGGCATATTCTGTCACCCAG GGCACCCTGGAAATCCTGTACCCTGATGCCCACCTCTCAGCAGAAGACTTCAATATCTATGGCCATGGTGGGAGACACTTTTGGCTTGCCAGCTCCTGTTTCTTCTTCCTG GTCTATTCCTTGGTGGTGATTCTGCCAAAAACTCCTCTGAAAGACCGGATTTCTTTGCCCT CCAGGAAGAGTTTTTATATCTATGCTGGCATTCTGGCACTGCTGAACCTGGTGCAGGGCCTGGGCAGTGCTCTCCTCTGTGTGGATATCATAGAAGGACTGTG CTGTGTTGATGCTACCACGTTCCTTTACTTCAGCTTCTTTGCACCTCTCATCTATGTGGCATTCCTGAAAGGCTTCTTTGG GTCTGAACCGAAGATCCTTTTCTCCTACAAGTGTCAGGTGGATGAACCTGAGGATGTGGATGTGCACCTACCCCACCCTTATGCTGTTGCTAAGAAGGAAGGGATGGATGCTGGGTTCTACTCAAGCACTCAGATTGACACCACAGCCTATCTGGATGATGTGGCCTCTATGCCATACCATGTGGGCAGCATCAACAGCATAGACAGTGACCGCTGGAAATCCATCAATGCCTGA